In Macadamia integrifolia cultivar HAES 741 chromosome 1, SCU_Mint_v3, whole genome shotgun sequence, a single window of DNA contains:
- the LOC122086153 gene encoding calcium/calmodulin-regulated receptor-like kinase 2, whose protein sequence is MVHQTDLVIGVSVGLAIGVLIALCAYIGIRWYKKHSNVRRCSNDRNITTLPIRTNGLGASIDSSASLSNSITMPVPQHLPESTQGFRWNHHSKDQFASTSGILRYLYKDIQKATQNFTTILGQGSFGPVYKATIPAGGVAAVKVLAANSKQGEKEFQTEVLLLGRLHHRNLVNLVGYCVDKGQHMLLYEFMSNGSLENLLYSEGEQVLSWDERLQIALDISHGIEYLHDGAVPPVIHRDLKSANILLDQSMRAKVADFGLSREEAFDGRNSGLKGTYGYIDPEYISTNKFTKKSDLYSLGIILFELITAIHPHQNLMEYINMAAMSPDGVDEILDKKLVGKCNPEEVRLLASIGHKCLHKTPRRRPSIGDVSQAILKIKKRRLSKQDTLSFAFSEVAPVVRRIEHQQVELTKLTSMNIGVQEQVTNPKLAL, encoded by the exons ATGGTACATCAAACTGATTTGGTTATTGGTGTCTCGGTTGGTCTGGCTATTGGTGTCTTAATAGCATTGTGTGCATATATTGGCATAAGGTGGTACAAAAAGCACTCTAATGTTCGACGCTGTTCAAATGATCGTAACATAACCACTCTTCCTATTCGTACGAATGGCCTAGGGGCCAGCATTGACTCAAGTGCATCTCTCTCAAATTCCATAACTATGCCTGTCCCGCAGCACCTTCCAGAAAGCACCCAGGGGTTCAGGTGGAACCATCACAGCAAAGATCAGTTTGCATCAACATCTGGCATTCTGAGATACCTGTACAA GGATATTCAAAAAGCCACACAGAACTTCACTACTATTTTGGGACAGGGTTCATTTGGTCCTGTCTATAAAGCTACAATCCCAGCAGGTGGCGTGGCAGCTGTTAAAGTGCTTGCTGCTAACTCCAAACAGGGGGAGAAAGAGTTTCAAACAGAG GTACTTTTGCTAGGTAGGCTGCATCATCGTAATCTGGTGAATTTGGTTGGATATTGTGTGGATAAGGGTCAGCACATGTTGTTATATGAATTTATGAGTAATGGGAGCTTGGAAAACCTGTTATATA GTGAAGGTGAACAAGTTTTGAGCTGGGATGAAAGGCTTCAAATTGCTTTAGATATTTCACATGGAATTGAATATCTTCATGATGGG GCTGTGCCACCTGTAATACATCGGGACCTGAAATCTGCCAATATATTGTTGGACCAGTCAATGAGGGCCAAG GTTGCTGATTTTGGGCTGTCCAGGGAAGAGGCATTCGATGGCAGAAATTCAGGCCTGAAGGGTACATATGGTTACATAGATCCCGAGTACATCTCCACTAACAAATTCACAAAGAAAAGTGACCTCTATAGTCTTGGAATCATCCTCTTCGAACTAATTACTGCTATCCACCCGCATCAAAATCTTATGGAATACATCAATATG GCAGCAATGAGTCCAGATGGTGTGGATGAAATACTTGATAAGAAACTTGTAGGGAAATGCAACCCTGAGGAGGTGAGGCTCCTTGCCAGCATTGGTCACAAGTGCTTGCACAAAACCCCACGAAGGCGTCCATCAATTGGAGATGTTTCACAGGCTATATTGAAGATAAAAAAGCGACGTCTCAGTAAACAAGATACACTGTCTTTTGCTTTTTCTGAAGTTGCACCAGTGGTGAGGCGGATAGAGCATCAGCAAGTGGAACTTACTAAGTTGACAAGCATGAATATTGGAGTACAGGAGCAAGTGACTAACCCAAAATTGGCTCTTTGA